The genomic stretch GAATGAGATGGTCTAATTAAGGTTCATGTTATTTTGTTGATGTCTGACTTGTCTGCTCTGGACCTTGACTATAATACTTGGCATCAGATTAGGTGCaaaactttttcatttcttcttacatattttgattttatgGTCTTCAAGCATGCCTTACTCCATATTGTGTCCAAGAGTTGGAAAAGCCATTCTTAGCAAGCAACCTTTCAAGGTTTCCTGTGCAATAAGAACACAATTTTGTTGATTGCATCTCTCAAAACGTCCTTTACCTTTTCATTCCTTAGACTATAAATGAAGGGGTTCAGGAGAGGGGTCCCCATTATGGTGAGGACAGCAGTCACTTTATCAAATTCCAGGGAATGACTCTGGCTGGGTCTCACATACATGAAGATGTTGCTCCCGTAGGCAATAGAAACGACAGTGATGTGAGAAGCGCAGGTGGAAAAGGCTTTCTGACGCCCTTGGGCCGAGGGGATGCGCAGGATGGTCGAGATGATGTAGGTGTAGGACACGGTGGTGATCACCAGCGAGGTGAGGAGGATGAGAGAAGACAAGAGGAAGCTTATCATCTCCAGGAAATGAGTGTCTGTGCAGGCCACCTGCAGCAGAGGGGCGATGTCACAGAAGAAGTGATTAATCTCCTCATGGCAGAAGGGCAGCCTGGACAGCAGAATGACCGGGCAGAGCACCGACAGGAAGGCCCCCACCCAGCAGCCCAGAACCAGCAGGAGACACAGCCTGCTGTTCATGACGATGGTGTAGCGCAGGGGgttacagatggccacatagcggtcaaaGGACATCACCACGAGCAGGATGAACTCCACGGTGCccaggaagaagaagaagtaTGTTTGGCTGATGCAACCTGCAAGAGATATGGTCTTCCTGTCCTTGAGGAGAAAGGATAATAGTTTTGGGGTGACTGAGCTAGTGAATAAAATGTCCAAAAACGACAAATTactgaggaagaagtacattgGGGTTTGGAGGCGACTATCAGCCCATATTAGGGAAATGATGACACCATTTCCAGTTAGAGTGAGCATGTACGTAAACAACAGGACCACGAAGAGGAAGATCTGAAGCTTCTGGAGAGCAGGGAAGGCAGTCAGGGTGAACTCGGTCACCGTGGTCTGATTCTGCACATCCATTGAGTGCAGAGCAAGATGGGCAGCATgtctctaaaaacaaaaaaaaaaaacctgaaaataaagatgaaagtcAGAATAAATAGGCTTTAAACTTCCAGTAGCATCGAGAAGATATAGTAGAAAGAGCTCTGAATGGAGAGTCGAGTGAATTGTTTCCATCCTGTCTCTGACCCTAATAAATGTAGGATCTTGGATAAATGACACCCGTTCTCCAGTCTtcccatatttaaaatttttggttgATGGAAACTATCTTCATAGTTCCATAAAGCTTGGtgactttgaaaatttttttttatacaaTGCTTCTTTTCTACTTCCCTCTTTCTGACTTCTGTTTTCCAAGCTGAGTTCTGAGTATAAGAGGAGAAACCTACCTGAGAATCCAGTCAATCAActtggaaaacagagaaaatggaaagCTAATAAAGCCGAGTTAGTTTCCTTGAGGtatctttttcatgttttcaagTATTGCTTAAATCAAagagcagagaaatgaaaattgtaCAGTCAAATGAGAGGGAACGTGTATTTGTTTCTATTGATACTTACATTTGTTATTGGTATTATGTGTTGAGTTAATATAATATCAGGTTggacatatattattttaatttagtagTAATTTAATTCTCCATAAAGTCCTgtggtatttatatatttaatttttgggGGGCCTTGCTTCGAGCGTTGCaatatcttagttccccaaccagggactgaaccttggcagtgagagcgccgggtcctaaccactggactgctggggaattccccatggtttttatttttaaaaaatttgctataatcatatatgttttaaaatttctacacTGTTATGGAACTAATAATATATGTATCATATGTatgataatataatataataataatacaataatattgtatattataatatatataatattatattatacaattataatatattatattatacaattgtataatataatatacaagGTCAATAATATGTATCATAATTTTTGAAaccaattttatatattttgaaaaacatatttGGGCAAATGGTCCATGTTCTTCTCTTTTGCTCTTTGCAATGTTATGTCTATGGCTACAAAATAGACTCTACCCTCCCGTTCTCCAAATGACTCTTAACAGGTTTCTGCACATAAGACTTCTatactatatattcttttcagccactgGATGATCACATTACTAATAGCAgttcaaaaatgggcagagagagccttccctgatggtctagtggcctgggaactaagatcccacatggcttcACGTTgcagccagaaaataaaaaataagtaaaaaggatGCAAATAGTGTCTGAAGCATTCAGCTTAATCTCTGGGCACTGCTCAAGTGTGCTGAATACATTCAGCTTAATCTCTGGGCACTGCTCAAGTGTGCTGAATACATTCAGCTTAATCTCTGGACACTGCTCAAGTGTGCTAGATACATTCAGCTTAATCTCTGGACACTGCTCAAGTGTGCTGAATATCTACTGCATGCCTACAGAATGCAGTCGACCCACTGTCCTTTGTTGTAATATTTTGTGAGTAATCTTTCAGTTTcaagttaaaagaagaaaattatgaacCCTGAGCTGGGTTCTTTCTAAGCTTAgagcccacctggttcctctttaaagaaaagcattttcctCAGGCTCTAGTTGGGATATGTAACTCCTAGctgctgtttttgctttatttatttatttatttttttctctttttattttttttaattttacaagttcataaaattttaattttgaaaggttaaattggaaattttttttttcctctctctctcttttttttttttaattttaaaatctttaaagacATGCTCTTTTGAGCAAATTTCCATCTGAAAATTTGGCTTTTTGACTTTTTCTGCTCCTTCATTTGCTTCTTCATTTCTGTTCAATACTTATTTATTGTACAAATCAAacaatctgtatttttttaatagtaagaGTTCAGTACTCACCTTCCCTGTTTTAAATTAGGAAATATTGGTTTT from Budorcas taxicolor isolate Tak-1 chromosome 25, Takin1.1, whole genome shotgun sequence encodes the following:
- the LOC128069168 gene encoding olfactory receptor 6M1-like; this translates as MDVQNQTTVTEFTLTAFPALQKLQIFLFVVLLFTYMLTLTGNGVIISLIWADSRLQTPMYFFLSNLSFLDILFTSSVTPKLLSFLLKDRKTISLAGCISQTYFFFFLGTVEFILLVVMSFDRYVAICNPLRYTIVMNSRLCLLLVLGCWVGAFLSVLCPVILLSRLPFCHEEINHFFCDIAPLLQVACTDTHFLEMISFLLSSLILLTSLVITTVSYTYIISTILRIPSAQGRQKAFSTCASHITVVSIAYGSNIFMYVRPSQSHSLEFDKVTAVLTIMGTPLLNPFIYSLRNEKVKDVLRDAINKIVFLLHRKP